The Acidobacteriota bacterium genome includes the window TTGTCGAGCGGGGTAACCGGCACGTTGCGCGCGATAGGCAGGCAAAGCATGCACCAGCCGAGAAACATGTACAGGCCGTAGCCCGCCAGGATCAGCTTGGTGGGGTGGACCCGCCGCATCAGGCGGTGGGTGTGCAATGAGACGACCGCAAGGGACTTGCGGGCAGCTCCGATCATACGCTGCGGGCGCATGGGAATCCTTCTCGTTGTGAGGGGGGGGTGTCGGGTGAAGAGTGCGGCGCGGGGAGCGCCTGACTTATCGTAACCAATCCTTGCGATGCGCAATGGTCAAAGCCGGCCAGCGCTTCATGTTGCAGCGCAATATCACATGCCGGAGACGGAATCCACCCTTCCCGCCGATTGCGTCTCGCGGCAGCTTACGTAAGAACGATCAGCGCTGTCCGGCGCGCCGATGGAATCAGGGATCGCAGACAGATGACGTTTACCGCAGACACCGATGGCCTTGGCCTCGCCGAACTCGTCCGGACCCGGCAGGTCACGCCCGCAGAACTTCTGGAAGCAGCCGTGGCGCGGGCCGAGTCGGCGCAGGAGAGAATCAACTGCTTCGCAGCGCTCTACCCTGAACTCGCGCGCGAGCAGATTGCGAAGGGCGGATTGCAAGGCGCCTATGCGGGCGTTCCGTTCGCCACGAAGGATCTGGGTGTCGCTGTCAAAGGCGCGCCGCTGACGGGCGGAAGCCGCGCCTACAAAGATGTCGTGGCGACAGAGGACTCCACCCTGACCCGGCGGTTCCGCGAAGCGGGGCTAGTGTTTTTCGGATCCACCACGACACCGGAATTCGGCCTGACGCTGACGACTGAATCCACGCTGTTCGGACAGACACGCAATCCCTGGGATCGCACGCGCATCGCCGGCGGTTCGTCCGGCGGCGCGGCGGCGGCGGTTGCGGCGGGTGCGATTCCAGTTGCGCACGCCAGCGATGGCGGCGGGTCGATTCGCATCCCGGCAGCGTGCTGCGGCGTGTTCGGGCTGAAGCCATCACGCGGGCGCATGCCGATGGGCCCGGCGCGCACCGAGGGCTGGAATGGTCTGTCTACGGTACTTGTCGTGAGCCGCACCGTGCGCGACAGCGCGGCGATGCTGGACCTGACACACGGCCCGGAAACCGGCAGCCGCTATGTCGCGCCGCCGCCCGCGCGGCCTTACCTGTCAGAGCTGGAGCGCGACCCGAAACGCTTGCGGATCGCGCTCTGGCGCACGGCGCCGAACGGAACCGTGCCGGACGCGGACGCCTCCGCTGGCCTCGCGGCAACGGCGAAACTGCTCGAAAGCCTTGGGCATGTTGTGGTCGAGGCCGGCCCGATCCTCAACGGCGAAGCGCTCGGCAAGGCCGCGCTCTTCACCATCGGCGCGAATATCGCGGCGCAGCTGGACGAGCACGGCGCCGCGCGCGGGCGGCCAGTCGGCGATGACGAGATCGAGCCGATCACCGCCGGCATGGTGCGCCTCGGCCGGACGGTTCCGATGGTTGAATTGGCGAAGGCCAACAATGCGTTCATCACGGCCGCTATCCAGTATGAGCATTTCCTGGATGCTGGTGGATTCGATCTGACACTGTCGCCGACCTTGCACCGGGCGCCGGACCTGCTCGGCACGATGGCGTTGACGGCCGATCCGAACCGGATGGCCGATGCGGTAGCAGGATTTGCGCCGCACTGCGCCGTGTTCAACCAGATGGGCGCGCCAGCAATGTCAGTGCCGCTGCACTGGACGGCGCCGACACCGACCGCGCCGGGCGGCCTGCCGATCGGCATGATGTTCGGCGCGCGCCACGGACAGGAAGGCCTGCTGCTGAGCCTTGCCGGCCAGCTGGAGCGGGCGGCACCCTGGGCGCACCGCCGGCCGCCGGAATGGGTGGGCGGATGACAGGCGCCGCGCGCGACTGGCACAAGGGCGGCTGCCATTGCGGCGCCGTACGCTTCGAGGTCGAGCTGCCAAACGCCTTCGAAGCTGAAGACTGCAATTGTTCGATGTGCGCGATGAGTGGCAACATTCATGTGATCGTGCCGGCGAACCGGTTCCGGATTGTTCAGGGGGCTGACAATCTCGGCACCTACACGTTCAACACCGGGCGCGCGAAGCACCTGTTCTGCAAGACCTGCGGCATCAAGAGCTTTTACATCCCCCGGTCAAATCCGGACGGGATCGCCGTAACATGGCGCTGCCTCGACGAATGGGAGACATTCGAAGTGACGGTCGCGCCGTTTGATGGACAGAACTGGGAAGCGAATGCCGGGCGGCTGGCCCACAAGTCGAAGGACTAGGGCATTTCCTCTTCGGCGCCCGGCGGAGGGGGCGGACTGCCTTCCCGGCGCTCACGGAATTTCTCCAGCCGATCGTGCCGCTTGCCGCGCTTCTCGAGATTTCCTCCGATGAGCTTGGCCACGAGTTCACGCTGATCGGGCGACAGGTCACCGAGCCCTTCGAACATGCGGTCGGCGACTATATCTCGTGCGACCTTGTCGGCCTCGCGCAGATCAGCGAGTGCGGCGCGGGCGGCCGTCTCATCATAGGGTTCGGCCTTCAACACCTCGGCGAGCCGGCGCTCGTATCCGCGCCGCGCCTCAAGCGCCTCGCGGCCAGCTTCGAAGCTTTCGTGCATGAGGGTGCGCACCGCCGCGCGGTCTGCGGCGCTCAACTCGATGCCCGGCCGGTCGCGGCCGGGATCACGGTCGGGGCCGCCTTTCGGCGGGGCTTTCAGGAAGATGCCTGCGATCAGTCCCAACAACACGAGGTTGCCCAGAACGGACAGCGTCAGCAGGAACGGGAAGCGGCGGGGTTGTGGGTCGCTCATTCTGCGAGCTCCTCGGCATAGGCGGCAGGGTCGAAGCCGAGCGCGTGCTCGAGCACGGTGGCTGCTTCGTCCGTTTCGTTAGCGGCGCTGGCGGCAGGCGCCACCATGACGCCCATCATCAGGCCCGCAGCGAGCGCAGCGAAGCCGCTGGCAGGAGCCCAAGGCTTGAAGCCCGGAAAACGGAAGCGGCCACCCGCAGCCCGCGGCTTCGGCGCAGACGCGATAAGGGCTTCGGTCAGCGCTGGCGACGGCGTGATCTCCGGCAGGCGGGCGATCGCGGCGTCCAGCACACGGGCTTCAGCCAGCGCTGCGGCGAAACGGGCCGGGTGCGCGGCGAGCAAGGCACGCGCCTCGGCGCGCTCCTGCTCGGGAAACGCAGCGGGGTCAGCGCCCCAGGCTTCGATGAGTTCAATCAGACGGTCTTCGGTCATGCGCTGGTTCTCCCTTCCAGCAACTGTGCGCGCAAGGTGCGCCGCGCGCGGGCGAGCAGGCTTTCGAGCGCTTCAACGCTCACGTCGAGGATTTCCGCCGCTTCGGCCTGTGAATGGCCCTGAAGGGCGCAGAGGGTCAGCGCGGCGCCCTGGCGTTCGGGCAGCGCGCCGATCGCCGCTTCGATGGCCGAGACACGTTGTGTCTGGTCAAGCGCATCGTGCGGCGCGAGGCGGGTGTCGGAGATGTCGGGCAGATCGCCCGGCAGCGACTCCTTGCGCTTGCGCAGACGGTCGTAGCAGAGATTCAGGGCTACGCGGTGCAGCCAGGTCGAGAACTTTGCGCGCGGCTCCCAGTTGGGCAGAGCCTTCCAGGCCCGGAGGAACGTTTCCTGTGTCACGTCTTCGGCCTCCGTGCGGTCGCCGAGCATGCGGGTGGCAAGGCCGAGCACGCCGGCACTGTAGCGATGGACAAGCGCGCGAACCGCAGCGGGATCCCCCGCTGCGGCCCGTGTGATCTGGTCGAGGTCAGACGTGAAGGCCACGCGGCAAACCCTATCCGATTCCGGGCCGGAGACCCGAGAGGCAATCGCAGGGGGGATGCAATCGCCATCGCATGGCTCCGGCCCGGTTCAGGGGTTCTTACTGTTCGGCCGGCTTGTCCCGCCATTTGCCGCGGTGCTCCTTCATCTTGGCCTTGGCGGCGTCCATCTCGGCTTTCGAGACGTTGCCGTCACCGTCCGTATCGAGCTTGCCGAAGCGTTCGAGATGGCTGGCCGTGAACTCAGTCTGGCTCCAGCGTCCGTCGCCATTGGTGTCGACGGCTGCGAAGTGTTCAGCGCCCTTGGCCTGCATCGACGCCTTGCGGGCTTCGCGCTTGGCTTCCCAGGCCGCAGCTTTTTCCGGATCAGCATCGGCGCGCGGCTTGCGCGGCTCCTTGCCTTCCGCCCTCTCGGCCCATTTGGCCTTCATTTCGGCGCGGTGCGCTTCATGGCTGGCCTTGAGTTCCTCCTGGGTCAGGAAACCGTCGGCATTGCCGTCGATCTTGGCGAACTGCGCGATCGCCGAGGCTTCGGCTTCGCCCTGGGTGATGACACCATCAGCGTTCGTGTCGAGCTTCTCCAGATGGCCGCCGCCGCCCTTGTGGCCGTGAGCGAAGGCCGCCATCGGCATTGCCAGCGCGAGGGTCAGCGCAGAGGCCGCCGCGAGCGTGAGTTTTTTCATGAGTGATCTCCTTGATGATCCCAGCGCTCGTAAAACGGGGGGGCCGTCAGGATTCCGTCGCCGTCAGGTGCAGTTTTTCGCAGGCGAGCTGGTGGACCCGTGCCTTGACGCCGGACAGGCGGCTTTCAAGCGCCTCAAACTCGGTTTCGCCGGCTGCGCGGCAGAATCGCGCCTTCAGGCCGGCAGGCATGTCGCCCTCGACCGGGCCACTGCCAAGCGCCAGGCGCTGCAGCTGTTGCATCGAGGACAGGAGATTCAAAGCGGCGCGCAGGAAGCACCAGTCCTCGCTTTCAGCGCCGTCGGCGTCTGCGAGACCGGACAGTGCATGCGCCGTATTCGGACGAACGAGGTCCGGCCGGGCGCGCAGCAACATTTCCTGCTGCGCCATGAACTCGATGTCGATCAGGCCGCCTTCCGCTGTCTTCAGGTCCCAAAGTCCTTCGCTTGGCTTTTCGCGGTAGAGTGTCTGGCGCATGGCCGTGATGTCAGTGGGGATCGCCTTGCGCCGGGGACTGCGCGCGCGGGCACTTATGGCGTCTGCGGCGATCTGGTGAACGGCCGCGCCGAGTTCGGCGTCGCCCGCCGCAAACCTGAGGCGGGTGAGCGCCATATGCTCCCAGGTCCACGCCTCTTCATTCTGATAGTGGCGAAACGCGTCAAGACTCACGGCCACCGGTCCTGCCCGGCCCGACGGCCTCAAGCGCATGTCGACTTCGTAGAGTTCGCCTTCTGCCGTCGGCGCGGTGAGGCCCGTGATCAGGCGCTGGGTCAATCGCGTGAACCAAGTCTGCGCGCCGTCCGCGTCCGCTTCGTAGATCACGATCAGGTCGAGGTCCGAGCCGGCTGTCATTTCCTCGCCGCCAAGCTTGCCCATGCCAAACACCGCCCAGCGACCCGGCGGCTTGCCATAGCGGCGAGTAGTCTCCCTGACGGCGACTTCTGCCATGAAGCGGATCGTGTCATCGGCCAGCAGCGTCCAGACCTGCGCGGCGACATCCGACGCGATCAATCCGTGCAGCAGCCTGTGACCGGTGAGGAAGCTTTGCTCGCGGTGATAGCGCCGCCAGTCGTCCAGCGCGGCATCGAAGGTCGACGTGCCGGGCTCTGGCGCCTTCGGGATGGTGTTCGCCACCAGCGCTTCCAGCAAGTCTGGCCGGCGGGCGAGGATACGGGCGAGACGCGGCGCAAGGGCGAGCGTGGCGACGAGGTCAGCCAGCAGCTCAGGCTTGGCGAGCAGCATGGAAAGCGTCTGCACGCCCGACGACAGCCCTTCGAAGAAGCGCGAGAACCATAGAAAAGCGGTGTCCGGTTCGCCGGTCTCGCCCATCGCCTCCAGCATGCCTGGCAGGATCGCAGTCAACAGTTCGCGCCCGCGCGCCGTGCGTGTCGCCGGCACCCGGCCGCGGTGCCAGTTGCGGATCGTGTCAATGGCTGAGGAGGCGTCCGAAAAACCGAGACCCGCCAGCGTTTTGACCGTACCCGGATCATCGTCCACGCCGGTGAAGACCAGGTTGCCAAGCGCATGCGTGGTCGCGGCCCGGTCTTCCTGCGCGAACAGGCCGTCATAGGCCGCCTGCACCTGCTTTCGGGTGTCGAGCAGGTCGCGGTCGAAGTCTTCCAGCGCGCCGCATCCGCAGAGGTAGGCCAGGCTCTCGCGTTCGGCCGGGTCGGCAGGTACCGTGTGGGTCTGCTCGTCCTGACGCATCTGGATGCGATGCTCGACATTGCGCAGCGCCTTGTAGGCCGTCTCGAGCTGGTGGGCGGTTGAGCGCGCCACGACGCCGGCATCGGCAAGCGCTGCCAGCGCGCCCAGAGTGGTGTTGTCGCGCAGCGCCGTGTCGCGGCCGCCGAGGATGAGCTGCTGGGTCTGCACGAAGAACTCGATCTCGCGAATGCCGCCGGGCGCCAGTTTCACGTCCGGCGACAGGGCACCTTGTTCGTCGGCGCTGATCTTGTTGTTGATCATGCGCTTGATTGCCTGGATATCGCCGATCGCCCAATAGTCGAGGTTTCGGCGCCAGACATAAGGCTCCATGCGCGCGAGGAACCGCTTGGCAGACGCAAGGTCGCCGGCGGCGGGGCGGCCCTTGATCCAGACCATGCGCTCCCAGTTCTGGCCGACGCTTTCGTAGTAGAGTTCTGCCATCTCGGTCGACACGGCAAGCGGTGTAGAGGACGGGTCCGGGCGCAGGCGAAGGTCGGTGCGGAAGACGTAGCCGTCCGCGGTGATCTCATCCATGATGCGCACTACATCACGGATCACGCGCTGCGCCGCGTCGCCGGGGTCGCGTTCTCCGCCATCGAACCGGTCCCGGTCGTAAAAGGCGGCTATGTCGATGTCGCTGGAATAGTTGAGTTCGAAGGCGCCCATCTTGCCGAGGGCCACCGCGAAGATCCCGTCCGGCTGTAGACCGCGCGCCGCGAGCGAGACACGAAGGGCCGCCTCCAGGCTCTCGTTCGCGAACTCTGTCAGCGCGTGCGTGACGCGCATCACGCCGCGTGCGCCGCTCAGGTCGTCACCGGCAAGGGCGAGGTGCGCCGTCAGCTTGGCAGCGCGCAGCGCGCTCATCGCGTCGGCGATCGGCGTGTCGGCGGGCATGGTCCGCACCCTGGCCAGCGCCTCATCGAACGAGCCAGAGATGCCCCGTTCACGCAGACGCCTGAGGTAAGGCGCGTGGGGCTCAGCCGCTTGCAGGGCAGCGGCACACTCAGGTGCAAGCGGGCGGATGGTCAGCATCGTCCACGCTTAGCCGACGCCGCTGCGCACGACAAATCCCAACCGGCTCAAGGCGCTGGGCGCCGCCGGCCCGGACACTCCGCCGAGACGGGCGTTGACAGCCGTGACATTCGGCGGTTCGTTCAGTCAAGCAGGCGGGATAGTCAGGGGGACAGTCATGCTGCGGATACTTCGGCTGATCGCCGTGCTGACAGTGATACCCCTCGTCGGGATCGGGGTCGCCATCGCCCGTTTCTGGGGCGACGCGCCGGTCGACCTGGCCAGCCTGCAACCTGCTGGTAGCCAATTGTCGGCCTGCATTACGGCAATTCTTGGCGCGCCCGCAGAGACTGCCTGCGGAGACGCAACCGGGTTCGGTTGGCTGGGCATTGCCTCGGTCGGAGTCCTGATCCTTTCGTTCGGGCTCGTGCCCTTGTCGCGCCTCGTAGCGATGCTGCTCGGCGTGCACCGCAGCCTGCTGTCGATCGGCTTCTGGCCGTACGCGCTTCTGACCACGATACTCGTCGGCTTCGTTTCGCTCGTTCACGCCGGCATCTTTGGCGCTGCGGCCTACATGACGCTGCAATTCTGGTTCGGCATTGAAAGCAACCTGCTGCTGATCGCCATCGGCATGGTTCTCGTCGGCGCCATGTATGCGATCGTGCGGGGGCTGGCGGTCTTCTTCACGCGCCCGAAGTCGTACATCGCAGCGCGGCCGGTGACGTTTTACGAATACCCGCGGCTGGGGCTCGTGGTGCGCGACATCGCCAAGAAGCTCAGTGCCCGGATGCCCGACAATGTCGTGATCGGACTGCAGCCTACGTTCTTCGCCACCTCGTCGCCGGTGTTCACGCCGTATGGCAAGGCGCCGCTGAAAGGGCAGACCCTGCACCTATCGCTGCCCCTGATGTGCCATTTCACCGAAGGTGAACTGAAGGCCGTCATCGGACATGAGCTGGGGCATTTCTCGGGCGGTGACACGACCTACACGATGCGGTTTGCGCCGGTCTACATGGGGCTGACCACGGCGAGCGAGGTATTCTCCGCCAAGGACCGGCCCCTGACGCGGCTCCTCTCGATGCCGGCGAAACTGCTGATCGACGACCTGATCTACGCCTTTTCGATCGTTGAGCGCCGGATCGGCCGGGCACGCGAGCACCGGGCTGACCAGAGTGGCGCCAAAGTGTCTTCGCCGGAAGACATCGCTTATTCGCTGCTGAAATCGTCCCTGCTCGGATCAATCTGGAACGAGCAGATGCAGAGCCTTGTGGAACGCGGCATGAAAGGACGGTTCTCGCGCAATGTGGTGCGCAATTTCGCTGAAAGCGTTCGGCTGGATGTTGACCGCGCCCGGATCGCACCCCTGCTGCAGTTCGCGCTGGGCGACAGCGTGCCTCACCCCGTCGACACGCACCCGGCGACCGAAGACCGGATCGAGGCGTTCGGGCTGAGCCTCGGGGAGATATGCTCGGAAGACGTGCTCCTGCACCGCTTCTTCGAGGCCCCGAAGGTCACCGACGGCCTCGACAACATGATCGCCCTCGAAGAAGACCTCACGGCCCTGCAATACCATCTGTACGCCGAGCTCTGGCCCAAGGATGACGACAGCGAGCGGTCAATCGACGACATCTTTCTCATGCTGCTGGTCGATTTCCTGGCCCTGATGGTCACGATCGACGGCAGCGTCGACGACCGGGAAATCCACGAGGCTGAAGCCCGCGCGATCGAACTGTTCGGCAATTTCGACCGCGAGGCGTTCCGCGAGCGTTGCCGCGCGCCGGACCAGATTCCCTCGCTCGACAAGATGATCTCGTTCGCCAACAAGCTGCTGACCGAGACCGGCATCGAGAACCTCAAGACCGTCCTGCAGCGCATCGCCAATGCCGACGGCGTGGTGCAGGATGCCGAAGCGCGCTTGCTCGCCCTCCTTGAGGCATCGCTGGTATCCGAGCCGCCGGACGCTGCCTGAGGCGACTTGGGCCGTATCGCGCAGGCCGGTGATTTGCTAGGCAGGCCGCATGAAAACGATCCTCGCCGCCGCGTTCATCGCCATGCTCGCTGAAGCCCCGCTTGCCGACCCGGACGCCGAAGCGCGCGCGCAGTCGCTGATGCGGGAAATCCGCTGCGTCGCCTGCGAGAACGAACCGGTGTCCCAATCCTCGGCCGCCATCGCGGAAGACATGCGCGTGCGTATCCGCGAGATGGTGGACGCCGGCGCGAGCGACACCGAAGTGCGCGACTGGTTTGTCAGCCGGTATGGTGAATTCGTGCTTTTCCGCCCGCCGGCGCGCGATGTTTCGGGCTGGCTGCTTTGGGGCCTGCCATTCGGCCTGCTGGCAGTCGGGGCGGCTACGGGCATATTCCTCGCCCGGAAGGGTGGCCGTGCAGCGCCTCAAATCGAGGCGGAAGAGGTCTGAAACCGGACGGCTGCCGACGCAGAAATGCGTTCCAATCCTGCCGAATTCACCTAACTGTCTTTTAATGACCACATTGCCTGTGGCATGTTTATGTTCTGTCTCGTCGCCGGAAAAAGCGGCAAATTCAATTCTTTGGAGTGCTTGATGAGCAAAATTGGGGTTTCGGCCCAGACGCTGATGGCCGCCGCGTTTGGCGCAATGATCATGGGTTCAGCGGTTGCCGTTCCAAAATTGTTCGCGCCGGAAGCTGGCGCCCAACCCATCGCAATCCAGGCGCCGCCGGGCGCGCCGCTCAGCTTCGCGGACCTGATCGAGAAGGTCGAGCCGGCCGTCGTGTCGGTCAACGTCGTCTCCACGCAGGAACTGAGCAGCCTCGGCGACATGGACGAGTTCTTCGAACAGTTCCGCGGCATGCCCGGGCTCGAAGACTTCTTCGAACAGCGTAAGCAGCAGCAGGAACAGGAAAGCCCCCGCACGCGCGAATCGCGCTCGCTCGGCTCCGGCTTCTTCATTTCGCAGGACGGCCTGGTGGTGACCAACAACCACGTGATCGACCGCGCCACCCAGATCCAGGTCGTGATGAGCGACGGCCGTGAGCTCGACGCCGAACTCGTTGGCACGGATCCGCTGACCGATCTTGCGGTCGTGCGCGTCAAGCAGCCCGGCCCCTACCCGTATGTGAAGTTCGGCACCTCGCACGAAATCCGCAAGGGTGACTGGGTGGTCGCGCTCGGCAACCCGTTCGGCCTTGGCGGAACGGCTACCGCCGGTATCCTGTCGGCCGATGGCCGCGAACTCGGCGCCGGCAGCCCGTACACCGACTTCCTGCAGATCGACGCCCCGATCAACCGCGGCAACTCCGGCGGCCCGACCTTCGACCTGAAGGGCAATGTGATCGGCGTGAACTCGCAGATCCTGTCTCCCACCGGCGGCTCGGTCGGCATCGGCTTCGCCATCCCGGCTGAACTCGCGAAAGAAGTCACCGACGTGCTGATCGAGAAGGGCCGCGTCTCGCGCGGCTGGCTCGGCGTGCAGATCGGCGACCTGACGCCCGAGTTTGCCGAGGCCCTCGGCCTCGACGACGTCAAGGGTGCGCTGATCGCAGACGTGACCACAGGCAGCCCCGCCGAGCGGGCCGGCCTGAAGCGCAATGACATCATCCTGTCGGTCAATGGCACCAAGGTGACCGACTCCACGTCGACCACCCGCCTTGTCGGCAAGCTGATCGCCAACACGCAGAACGAATTCGACATCCTGCGCGACGGCAAACCGAAATCGATCAACGTCACCGTCGGTGAGCGCCCAGCCGATGCCAGCGCCGTGGCAACACCTGGCGGCCGCAATGGTGGCCCGGCAGATCCGGGCGCGCCGTCAGCCGTTCCGGGCAAACTGCTGCCGGACTTCGGCGTGCGGCTTGAGCCGCTCGACGAAGCGACCCGCACAGCCCTCGGCCTGCGCGTCGGCGACACAGGCCTTGCGATCACGGAAGTGACAAAAGACGGCGTATTCGAGAAAGCGGGCTTTGAGCCGGGGATCGTTATCCTCGAAGCCAATGGCCGGTCGGTGCCTTCGGTCGAAGCATTCGAGCGGGCCATCTCGGAAGCCAAGGCCGCTAACCGGTCGAAGGTGCTGCTGGCCCTGCGGGTCGGTCAGGTGACCAACTACCGCACCATCGACATACCCAAGTAACCCTATGCTTACGGAGCCTCAGATGGCGGATACGCTGCACAATCGTTCTCTCAAGGTCCTTGTGATCGAAGACGACAACGAGATGGCGAACTTCATCGAGAAGGTTCTCGAGGATGCCGGCCATGACGTCGAATGCGCCCGCGACGGGGCAGCCGGGCTTGCCCGGGCCCGCGCGGCCGAGTTCGACGCCCTGGTCGTCGACCGCATGCTCCCCGAGAAGGACGGCCTCACGCTGATCCGCGAATTCCGGGATGCCGGCGGCACCACGCCGGCCCTGTTCCTCTCGGCGTTGGGCGATGTGCAGAACAAGGTCCAGGGCCTGAAGGCGGGTGCCGAGGACTATCTCGGCAAGCCATTCGTCCCGGCAGAGCTGGCCGCCCGTGTCGAGGCCCTCGGCCGGCGCCAGGGCGCAGAACCGCAGGTGACGGTGCTGAAGGCCGCAGATCTTGAAATGAACCTGCTGACCCGCAAGGTCACGCGGTCCGGCAAGAAGATCGATCTTCAGCCCCGCGAATTCCGCCTGCTGGAATACCTGATGCGTCATGCTGGCCAGGTTGTGACGCGCACGATGCTGCTGGAGAAAGTCTGGGACTACAATTTCGATCCCCAGACCAACGTCATCGATGTGCACGTCTCCCGGCTGCGCGCCAAGATCGACAAGGACTTTCCTGAGCCCCTGCTCCAGACCGTGCGCGGCGCCGGCTACCGCCTGCAGGGCTAGACTGCGATCATGGGGGCTGGCACCTAGTCGCCCATGAAGCTGCCTTCTGCCTGGCCGGCCTGGCTTTCCCTTGAGCGTATCGCCAAGCTGCCCGCGAAGATCGCCGGGCGGCTTCCGGTGCTGCCTGAGGATATCCGCTTCCCGATCCCCGACCGTGTGCGCAAGGCGATGCCGGTCTTCGTGCGCACGACGACCTTCAAGCTGGCGCTGCTCTACAGCTTGATGATCGCCGCCTTTTCGGGCGCCTTGCTGGCCTATCTCTACTATTCGACCGTCTACTACATCCGGGTCGAGTCCGAACGGCGGATCACGGTCGAGTTCGAGCAGCTTGCCAACGCCTACTATACCGGCGGCATGCAGCGCCTCAGCCAGTCCGTGTTCGAACGGATGACGCTGTCAGGCTCGCCCTTTTACTACTACCTGGAAGACACGTCCGGCCGAAAGATCGCCGGCCACTTCCCCCGCCTTCCGGATGACCCGCCAGAGTCGGGTATGAAGACGGTCTATTTCGATTTCGAACTGCCACAGCCCGATGGCTCGAAGGTGCTCCGACCGGCAGCGGGCCGTATCGTGCGACTGCGCGACAACGGCGGCGCCCTGATGGTGGCCTTCGACACGGCGCAGCAAACCGTTATCGTTGACCGCATCCAGAGCGCCATCCTCGTCGCGGCGCCGGTGGCCCTGATCCTCTCCTTGTTCGGCGGCGTTCTGATCACGCGCGGCGCGGCGCGGCGCGCGGAGGAACTTGCCAAGACCGCGGAGGCGGTAATCGGCGGCGAGCTCAGCCGGCGTGTGCCGGTGCGCGGAACCGGTGACGAATTCGACCGCCTCGCGCAGCGGATCAATGCGATGCTCGACCAGATCGGCAAGCTCGTCGAAGCATCACAGAACACCGGCAATGCCATCGCACACGACCTGCGCTCGCCGCTCACCCGCCTGCGCAACCGGCTCGAGATTGCGCTGACAAAGCCGATGACGGAAGAAGACGCCAACAACACGCTCGGCGAAACCGTGGAAGAAGTCGACCGCGTGCTGGACACGTTCAATGCCATCCTGCGTCTCGCGCGCCTTGATGCGGGTACGGAAGGTCTGCGTGTGCGCATGGACCTCAGCGAAGTGGCCGAGGAGCTCGCCGAGCTGTTCGACCCCGCCTGCGAGGAAGCCGGCCTCACCTTCAGGAGCCAGATCACGCGCAACCAGCTGGTACTGGGTGACCGCGAGCTGATCGGACAGGCAATTTCAAACCTGATCGACAACGCCATCAAATACACGCCGGCTGGCGGCTCGATCTCGCTCAGCGTGACACGCGGCCCGGAGGCCATGATCGACCTGACCGTTCTGGACACCGGCCCTGGCATTCCGGACGGCGAACGGAGCAAGGTGATCGAGCGGTTCCACCGCATGGACTCGGCGCGCACCCAGCCGGGATCGGGGTTAGGCCTGTCGCTGGTGCAGTCGGTGGCCGATCTTCACGGCGGCGAACTGGTACTTGCCGACGGCACAGGCCCGAAAGAGACGCCCGGTCTCAAAGCAACGCTCAGGCTTCCGCGGGCCTGACCCGGCGCACCGGCCATAGGCCGAGCAGCGCGCCAAAACCGATCAGCACGACGCCCAGATAGATGAAGTCGATCAGCGGGTTGAAGTAAACGCGGAACACCCAGCGCGGCTCGCCATCCACTTCGCGCGCATCTCCCAGCGCGGCGTAGAGGTCGCCTGTGCCAGTCTTGTGGATCGCCGTTTCGGTCGTCGGCATTCTTGCTGCGGGATAG containing:
- a CDS encoding GFA family protein, with translation MTGAARDWHKGGCHCGAVRFEVELPNAFEAEDCNCSMCAMSGNIHVIVPANRFRIVQGADNLGTYTFNTGRAKHLFCKTCGIKSFYIPRSNPDGIAVTWRCLDEWETFEVTVAPFDGQNWEANAGRLAHKSKD
- a CDS encoding periplasmic heavy metal sensor, with amino-acid sequence MSDPQPRRFPFLLTLSVLGNLVLLGLIAGIFLKAPPKGGPDRDPGRDRPGIELSAADRAAVRTLMHESFEAGREALEARRGYERRLAEVLKAEPYDETAARAALADLREADKVARDIVADRMFEGLGDLSPDQRELVAKLIGGNLEKRGKRHDRLEKFRERREGSPPPPPGAEEEMP
- a CDS encoding RNA polymerase sigma factor, whose amino-acid sequence is MAFTSDLDQITRAAAGDPAAVRALVHRYSAGVLGLATRMLGDRTEAEDVTQETFLRAWKALPNWEPRAKFSTWLHRVALNLCYDRLRKRKESLPGDLPDISDTRLAPHDALDQTQRVSAIEAAIGALPERQGAALTLCALQGHSQAEAAEILDVSVEALESLLARARRTLRAQLLEGRTSA
- a CDS encoding amidase; protein product: MTFTADTDGLGLAELVRTRQVTPAELLEAAVARAESAQERINCFAALYPELAREQIAKGGLQGAYAGVPFATKDLGVAVKGAPLTGGSRAYKDVVATEDSTLTRRFREAGLVFFGSTTTPEFGLTLTTESTLFGQTRNPWDRTRIAGGSSGGAAAAVAAGAIPVAHASDGGGSIRIPAACCGVFGLKPSRGRMPMGPARTEGWNGLSTVLVVSRTVRDSAAMLDLTHGPETGSRYVAPPPARPYLSELERDPKRLRIALWRTAPNGTVPDADASAGLAATAKLLESLGHVVVEAGPILNGEALGKAALFTIGANIAAQLDEHGAARGRPVGDDEIEPITAGMVRLGRTVPMVELAKANNAFITAAIQYEHFLDAGGFDLTLSPTLHRAPDLLGTMALTADPNRMADAVAGFAPHCAVFNQMGAPAMSVPLHWTAPTPTAPGGLPIGMMFGARHGQEGLLLSLAGQLERAAPWAHRRPPEWVGG
- a CDS encoding bifunctional [glutamine synthetase] adenylyltransferase/[glutamine synthetase]-adenylyl-L-tyrosine phosphorylase, translating into MLTIRPLAPECAAALQAAEPHAPYLRRLRERGISGSFDEALARVRTMPADTPIADAMSALRAAKLTAHLALAGDDLSGARGVMRVTHALTEFANESLEAALRVSLAARGLQPDGIFAVALGKMGAFELNYSSDIDIAAFYDRDRFDGGERDPGDAAQRVIRDVVRIMDEITADGYVFRTDLRLRPDPSSTPLAVSTEMAELYYESVGQNWERMVWIKGRPAAGDLASAKRFLARMEPYVWRRNLDYWAIGDIQAIKRMINNKISADEQGALSPDVKLAPGGIREIEFFVQTQQLILGGRDTALRDNTTLGALAALADAGVVARSTAHQLETAYKALRNVEHRIQMRQDEQTHTVPADPAERESLAYLCGCGALEDFDRDLLDTRKQVQAAYDGLFAQEDRAATTHALGNLVFTGVDDDPGTVKTLAGLGFSDASSAIDTIRNWHRGRVPATRTARGRELLTAILPGMLEAMGETGEPDTAFLWFSRFFEGLSSGVQTLSMLLAKPELLADLVATLALAPRLARILARRPDLLEALVANTIPKAPEPGTSTFDAALDDWRRYHREQSFLTGHRLLHGLIASDVAAQVWTLLADDTIRFMAEVAVRETTRRYGKPPGRWAVFGMGKLGGEEMTAGSDLDLIVIYEADADGAQTWFTRLTQRLITGLTAPTAEGELYEVDMRLRPSGRAGPVAVSLDAFRHYQNEEAWTWEHMALTRLRFAAGDAELGAAVHQIAADAISARARSPRRKAIPTDITAMRQTLYREKPSEGLWDLKTAEGGLIDIEFMAQQEMLLRARPDLVRPNTAHALSGLADADGAESEDWCFLRAALNLLSSMQQLQRLALGSGPVEGDMPAGLKARFCRAAGETEFEALESRLSGVKARVHQLACEKLHLTATES